One Plasmodium knowlesi strain H genome assembly, chromosome: 10 genomic window carries:
- a CDS encoding phosphatidylinositol 4-kinase, putative: MDNKTDHAEGQTSKEDADNVTEGADPSGQCATVAECDQREKCTSTPGESTSYRSLYKHNYKAHAYVDDFVCLRLKGRGGEVHDDRSSEEPKHCVDPFKGDSPMGGCTHDDSPDDRLGDKPVGEPSGNSVNLEEVPAPGRSNVGRGSVHRIDETSSPREDDQYVEVEKRMEDRQPDEGTYSKTGAQHSNQNNEEKRENSNLCIHADDNYTLQGNHRSDNHMKEENSPHESNHPSEDMPSWEVHKMQEKDQPAEKQKKIKIIEMFKMKLENKEMNRSRHFCDDVYGSRHDGQVHHPGSSCYDDERVGEHDDEHDGKRDDDHSGVDSPSTSSNRRTQIRESISRIFSESPSSKPKIINEIKCSDSHVGEGDDGGGSHHGGSSNDRESHHGNSSNDRDKADNKANGAKSALKEGSLLRLFRCEYFDTHLHIRYLYDRREVGVHEYLVNSLYTQRKYEDILFYLPQLSLISLVRYDSSSLYRFLLYKASKSMHFALKLSWIYHSIVEDNTSKYKDLAHKMTQEIEMAVVNCKPFNSKCTSGNENKQSYLLNLAHPLLFKRKYIIKRIKDNARFRQNRLFKNCLQRPCNSYLLKGSEPEGQGKVEPGGQSKVEPEGQGKVEPGGQSKVETVGQGKVKMASPKKCRKRETTSTAPPPKLPHCYIINSGALSIARAKVKLPSTYAKLGNPLSASKFFLPEFSCSFDMIEDLQQFFMKQRRCDYFSLLNNFVNLTISVSNLLSTEPDIEIRNELLNRFIYSLNSWMLMRRCIVAACTNVFSMTGLCIPLECLSSSSHLNHRREQRTNKCSSLQILHFNYDECKIFFSKKRAPYLLMFEVADLDEDISHIPDNLFYPTRGENQPDRETSHSGVKGPIDGTGGETTDSATRHISDSVTGTVTHTMNDEVPLDESTLQPQPQPRRKGHRIEKNFCSSKNYGIFNENSSSYDYEPRSSMYDGKRKKKKKKKKKKKSESGEGEEEEDKGQTDQSNSDVEQGNDVLKESNNMGKDKVKGKKTHANLDDLKMEHLYVYNCIVNDLRKENLISFPSVEEDNLSIIRKCIGMKVDEDDEEDNEENGEEDDDGDVENDGESSVECASGHVEQVNPEPTNLQQASPNLSITPTEEGIGEGAKNFLVTPRSASMPNYLSSSMEKCNISSNDNDSNEIKTSVESISSELSGLSPGGLYENKMGAEDGECNLSRGKDPDDGHIAAQPSDPSLVTTHTRNSLHSSGEKTIDPLDISEYFKPENYTNEEFKKKNCRIIKRLLWGELFEEKKKKIRKTSPYGKLKTWDLKCVIVKGGDDLRQELLASQLIRQFKVIFENAGLPLWLRPYEILVTGANSGIIEYVNDTCSVDSLKRKFGVESISTIFNVVFADYIFEAKKNFIESHAAYSLISYLLQVKDRHNGNLLLDSDGHLIHIDYGFMLTNSPGNVNFETSPFKLTQEYLDIMDGEKSENYEYFRRLIVSGFLEARKHSEEIILFVELMMPALKIPCFANGTQFCIDSLKERFMTNLAVDVCIQRINALIESSINNFRSVQYDYFQRITNGIM, translated from the exons ATGGACAACAAAACTGATCACGCAGAAGGACAGACCAGTAAGGAAGATGCTGACAATGTAACTGAGGGCGCCGACCCAAGTGGCCAATGTGCAACTGTCGCAGAATGCgaccaaagggaaaaatgcacCTCCACACCAGGAGAAAGTACATCATATAGGTCTCTGTACAAACACAATTACAAAGCGCACGCATACGTGGACGATTTTGTTTGCCTTCGATTGAAAGGTCGGGGGGGTGAGGTGCACGACGATAGGAGCAGTGAAGAACCTAAGCACTGTGTAGACCCGTTCAAGGGGGATTCCCCAATGGGTGGCTGTACACATGATGATTCTCCTGATGATAGACTTGGTGATAAACCTGTCGGAGAACCAAGTGGGAATAGTGTCAACCTTGAGGAAGTGCCTGCCCCAGGGAGGAGTAACGTAGGAAGGGGTTCCGTCCATAGAATTGACGAAACAAGCTCTCCAAGGGAAGATGATCAATACGTGGAGGTAGAGAAAAGAATGGAGGATCGTCAACCAGACGAAGGAACATACTCCAAAACGGGGGCTCAACATAGTAATCAAAATAATGAGGAGAAGAGAGAGAACTCGAACCTCTGCATTCACGCGGATGATAATTACACCCTTCAAGGAAATCACAGGAGTGACAATCacatgaaggaggagaacaGTCCACATGAAAGTAACCATCCCAGTGAAGACATGCCAAGTTGGGAAGTACACAAAATGCAGGAAAAGGATCAACCGgcagaaaaacaaaaaaaaataaaaattatcgaaatgtttaaaatgaaattgGAAAACAAGGAAATGAACAGGAGTCGCCATTTCTGTGATGATGTATATGGAAGTCGTCATGATGGTCAGGTCCATCATCCTGGTTCCTCATGTTATGACGATGAACGTGTTGGTGAACATGACGATGAACATGATGGCAAGCGTGACGATGACCATTCAGGTGTGGATTCCCCCAGTACCTCCTCTAACCGCCGCACACAAATACGGGAAAGCATCTCTCGGATTTTTAGCGAGTCACCATCCTCCAAGCCGAAGATAATAAACGAGATCAAGTGTAGTGATAGTCATGTGGGGGAGGGAGACGACGGGGGAGGTAGCCACCACGGAGGCAGTAGCAACGATAGGGAGAGTCACCACGGAAACAGTAGTAACGATAGGGACAAAGCAGATAATAAGGCCAACGGAGCAAAGAGTGCACTAAAGGAAGGAAGCTTGTTAAGATTATTCAGGTGTGAATATTTCGACACCCACCTTCACATTAGGTACCTGTACGACAGGAGAGAAGTGGGAGTTCATGAATACCTAGTGAATTCTCTTTACACACAAAGGAAGTATGAAGACATATTATTTTACCTTCCACAGTTGAGCCTAATATCTCTCGTCCGTTAcgattcttcttccctttatcgtttccttctttataaAGCTAGCAAGTCAATGCACTTCGCATTGAAACTAAGTTGGATTTACCACTCCATAGTGGAGGATAACACATCCAAATACAAGGACTTGGCACACAAGATGACCCAGGAAATAGAAATGGCTGTTGTGAATTGTAAACCATTTAACAGTAAGTGCACCTCGGGTAACGAAAACAAACAATCTTACCTTCTCAACCTCGCTCATCCTCTTCTCTTCAAAAGGAAGTACATTATTAAAAGGATCAAAGACAATGCGCGGTTCCGTCAGAACAGGCTCTTTAAGAATTGCCTGCAAAGGCCATGCAACTCTTACTTGTTGAAGGGCAGCGAACCGGAGGGGCAAGGTAAAGTCGAACCGGGGGGGCAAAGTAAAGTCGAACCGGAGGGGCAAGGTAAAGTCGAACCGGGGGGGCAAAGTAAAGTCGAAACAGTAGGGCAAGGTAAAGTCAAAATGGCCTCCCCCAAGAAGTGTCGAAAGAGGGAAACAACGAGCACAGCTCCTCCCCCAAAGCTTCCCCATTGTTACATCATAAATTCTGGAGCCTTGTCCATAGCCAGGGCGAAAGTGAAGTTACCAAGTACGTACGCGAAGCTAGGAAATCCGCTGAGTGCATCaaaattctttcttccagAATTTAGTTGCAGCTTCGACATGATTGAGGATCTACAACAATTCTTTATGAAACAAAGGAGATGTGATTATTTCAGTCTACTGAATAACTTCGTGAACCTTACAATATCTGTTTCGAACCTTCTCTCCACAGAACCTGATATAGAGATACGAAATGAATTGCTGAACAGGTTCATATACTCATTGAACAGTTGGATGCTCATGCGGAGATGTATCGTCGCTGCATGCACAAATGTATTCTCCATGACGGGACTGTGCATTCCGTTGGAGTGCCTATCGTCCTCCTCGCACTTAAATCATAGAAGAGAACAAAGAACCAACAAATGTAGTTCCTTACAAATCCTACACTTCAATTACGATgaatgtaaaatatttttctcgaAAAAGAGAGCGCCATATCTGCTCATGTTTGAGGTGGCCGATTTGGACGAGGACATCAGCCATATTCCGGATAACCTATTTTACCCCACTAGGGGGGAAAACCAGCCGGACAGGGAGACCTCTCACTCTGGGGTCAAAGGACCAATCGATGGAACAGGTGGGGAAACAACAGATTCTGCAACCCGTCACATTTCTGACAGTGTGACGGGAACAGTGACGCACACCATGAACGATGAAGTACCCCTGGACGAATCGACGCTACAACCGCAACCGCAACCACGCAGGAAGGGCCACCGAATCGAAAAAAACTTCTGCTCGTCCAAAAATTATGGAATCTTTAACGAGAACAGTAGTTCCTACGACTACGAGCCGCGAAGTAGTATGTACGatgggaagaggaagaagaagaaaaagaaaaaaaaaaaaaaaaaaagcgaaagtggagaaggggaggaagaggaggacaAGGGGCAAACTGATCAAAGTAATTCAGATGTAGAACAAGGGAACGATGTACTAAAGGAAAGTAATAATATGGGTAAGGACaaagtgaaaggaaaaaaaacgcacgcGAACCTGGACGACCTAAAAATGGAACATCTATACGTGTACAACTGTATAGTGAACGACCTGCGGAAGGAGAATCtgatttccttcccctcagTGGAGGAGGACAACCTCTCCATAATTAGGAAGTGCATTGGAATGAAGGTGGACGAGGATGACGAGGAGGATAACGAAGAGAATGGcgaagaggatgatgatggagATGTAGAGAACGATGGGGAAAGCAGCGTAGAATGTGCAAGTGGACACGTCGAACAGGTAAATCCAGAACCAACGAACCTTCAGCAGGCATCTCCCAATTTGAGTATCACTCCCACAGAGGAAGGAATCGGGGAGGGAGCCAAGAATTTCCTAGTAACCCCCCGCTCTGCCTCCATGCCAAATTATCTAAGTAGCTCCatggaaaaatgtaatatCAGTTCTAACGACAACGACAGCAATGAAATTAAAACATCGGTGGAGAGCATCAGTAGTGAGTTGAGTGGCTTATCGCCTGGAGGGTTGTACGAGAATAAAATGGGCGCTGAAGATGGAGAATGTAATCTCTCCAGGGGTAAGGATCCCGATGATGGCCATATTGCAGCCCAACCCAGCGACCCCTCCCTTGTCACCACCCACACGCGCAACAGTTTGCACTCCTccggagaaaaaacaatcgATCCATTAGACATCAGTGAATATTTCAAGCCAGAAAATTAtacaaatgaagaatttaaaaaaaaaaactgtagaATTATAAAGAGGCTTTTATGGGGAGAGttgtttgaagaaaaaaaaaaaaaaataaggaaaactTCTCCATATGGAAAATTGAAAACATGGGATCTCAAGTGCGTAATTGTTAAGGGTGGTGATGATTTGCGGCAAGAGCTTTTGGCATCCCAACTGATACGACAATTCAAAGTGATATTTGAAAATGCAGGTCTACCCCTGTGGCTGCGTCCTTATGAAATTCTAGTCACCGGTGCGAACTCGGGTATCATAGAATACGTGAATGATACGTGTTCGGTGGACTCTCTAAAGAGAAAGTTTGGTGTCGAGAGTATCTCCACCATTTTCAACGTGGTCTTTGCGGACTACATCTTCGAGGCCAAGAAG AACTTCATCGAGAGCCACGCCGCCTACTCCCTCATCTCATACCTCCTCCAAGTGAAGGACAGGCACAACGGAAACCTCCTGCTCGACTCCGACGGCCACCTGATCCACATAGATTACGGGTTCATGCTAACCAACTCTCCGGGGAATGTGAATTTTGAAACCTCTCCCTTCAAGCTCACCCAGGAATACCTGGATATCATGGACGGAGAAAAATCTGAAAATTACGAGTACTTCAGGCGCCTCATCGTGAGTGGCTTTCTGGAGGCTCGCAAACATTCGGAGGAAATTATCCTTTTCGTGGAGCTCATGATGCCAG CTTTAAAAATTCCCTGCTTTGCGAATGGAACCCAGTTCTGCATTGACTCACTGAAGGAGCGCTTCATGACGAACCTGGCTGTGGACGTG TGCATCCAACGAATCAACGCCCTCATTGAATCCTCCATCAACAATTTCCGAAG
- a CDS encoding asparagine--tRNA ligase, putative, producing the protein MGIAFSHLVLSITLLGLLARGIQRSKGRVGANALTLQLCGQRGPLRQRREGGIKATTRRTTTNTTTVAGGRRKGETALMRGAFLFKDNTKYSWYFSRGAHGALDWSRSPGRKRFFAKLSGENGSQWISNVGEQTGKHVGNESGEKSGERSGEKSSEAFPSFPSGAQHLEPSGRTKIKDILGAQVTHREGQKYTVCGWVKSIRTVGKNRFSFIDINDGSHVKNLQVVIDSGIPNYGQISRLLRDDAVECVGELKGSLGRKQQVELCVQAAEKAHYVKLLGKLDGGVDVGEETNDRGLGEKGSGDVDVGEETNDRGLGEKGTGDVGVGEKGSGDGGLRSSPSKHYAISKKYHTKEHLRCFPHLRARTKLYSSVFRLKSDIVTETFNFWREKNCTYINTPVLTSNDCEGAGKLFHATTLMSQVNHRGEHTNVNFHDGYDTDEGCKREVQKEEGYPHEGNNPFARDFFKKPCYLNVSSQLALECLCCSMGDVFTLNQCFRAENSNTVRHLSEFLMMEVELAFCNLSSIISIAEEYIKAMIKFALYKSEDIDYINEHHDQGLKHKLQNVLQKPFVVITYNEAIHVIKKNMVRTDELPVRTTDLTLEEQKFLTDMHFRSPVVVINYPQNMKPFYMNLNEDGKTVACMDILLPEVGEVVGGSEREIRIHTLERRMKEKRLDLQLYEPYLELRRYGNIPHAGFGLGMDRLIMFITSMVNIRDVVPFPRAPGSLFM; encoded by the coding sequence TCAGAGGGGGCCCTTACGTCAACGGCGGGAAGGAGGAATAAAAGCAACAACAAGGAGAACAACGACGAACACGACAACAGTcgcaggaggaagaagaaagggagaaacaGCTCTCATGAGAggtgcttttctttttaaggaCAACACAAAGTACAGTTGGTACTTCTCCAGGGGGGCACATGGGGCATTGGATTGGAGCAGATCTCCAGGGAGGAAAcgattttttgcaaaactgAGCGGTGAAAATGGCTCACAGTGGATAAGCAACGTTGGAGAACAGACAGGTAAACATGTTGGCAACGAATCGGGTGAGAAGTCGGGTGAACGGTCGGGTGAGAAGTCGAGTGAAGCTTTCCCATCCTTTCCGTCTGGTGCTCAACACCTGGAACCAAGTGGAcgcacaaaaataaaagatattCTTGGGGCCCAAGTCACTCACCGTGAAGGGCAAAAATATACAGTTTGTGGATGGGTCAAATCAATCAGAACAGTAGGGAAAAATCGCTTCTCCTTTATTGACATCAACGATGGCTCTCACGTGAAAAACCTACAAGTCGTAATCGACTCTGGTATCCCCAACTATGGACAAATTTCTCGGTTGCTTAGGGATGACGCGGTGGAATGCGTGGGAGAACTGAAGGGCTCCTTGGGGAGGAAGCAACAGGTGGAGCTCTGTGTGCAGGCCGCGGAGAAGGCGCACTACGTGAAACTCCTCGGAAAGTTGGACGGTGGTGTTGACGTAGGGGAGGAGACCAATGATCGTGGTTTAGGGGAGAAAGGTAGTGGCGATGTTGACGTAGGGGAGGAGACCAATGATCGTGGTTTAGGGGAGAAAGGTACTGGTGATGTTGGCGTAGGGGAGAAAGGTAGTGGCGATGGCGGCTTGCGCAGCTCCCCATCCAAGCACTACGCCATCTCCAAAAAGTACCACACCAAGGAACACCTGAGGTGCTTCCCCCACCTCCGAGCAAGAACCAAACTTTACAGTAGCGTATTCAGACTCAAATCCGACATAGTAACGGAAACGTTTAATTTCTGGAGAGAGAAGAACTGCACGTACATCAACACACCTGTACTAACTAGCAACGACTGCGAGGGAGcgggaaaattatttcacgCAACCACGCTAATGTCTCAGGTGAACCACAGGGGTGAACACACCAATGTAAATTTCCATGATGGATATGACACTGATGAAGGGTGCAAAAGGGAAGttcaaaaagaggaaggttATCCCCACGAAGGGAACAACCCTTTCGCCAgagatttttttaaaaaaccatGCTACCTAAACGTGTCCAGTCAACTAGCCCTGGAATGCCTCTGTTGTTCCATGGGAGATGTATTCACGCTTAACCAGTGCTTCCGTGCGGAAAACTCCAATACAGTAAGACACCTGAGCGAGTTCCTGATGATGGAAGTAGAATTGGCCTTCTGCAATTTGTCTTCCATAATATCTATTGCAGAAGAGTACATTAAGGCGATGATAAAATTTGCTCTGTACAAATCGGAGGATATCGACTACATCAATGAACACCATGATCAAGGATTGAAGCATAAGCTACAGAACGTTTTGCAAAAACCATTCGTTGTAATCACGTATAATGAAGCTATTCATGTGATTAAGAAGAATATGGTTCGTACAGATGAACTACCTGTACGTACAACCGACTTAACTCTTGAGGAGCAGAAGTTCTTAACGGATATGCACTTTCGATCTCCAGTTGTTGTTATTAACTACCCACAAAATATGAAGCCTTTTTACATGAATCTAAATGAGGATGGAAAAACAGTAGCTTGTATGGATATCCTCCTTCCGGAGGTTGGAGAAGTGGTTGGCGGATCAGAAAGGGAGATAAGGATACACACCTTGGAGAGGAGGATGAAAGAGAAACGTCTGGATCTCCAACTCTATGAACCATACTTGGAACTTCGCCGTTATGGTAATATCCCTCATGCGGGTTTTGGGCTTGGCATGGATAGGCTTATTATGTTTATCACCTCCATGGTTAACATCCGCGATGTTGTTCCCTTTCCGCGCGCCCCCGGTTCGCTCTTTATGTAG